A stretch of the Saprospiraceae bacterium genome encodes the following:
- the bshB1 gene encoding bacillithiol biosynthesis deacetylase BshB1, with product MLSLNTIQVVDILAIGVHPDDVELSCSGTLLGHISKGYTVGLLDLTLGELGTRGNPTLRTEEAMKAAALLGAKFRIQLDLPDGFFMWNYQEIEKIIRVVRAAKPKIVFANALSDRHPDHGRAAKLIADALFYSGLQKIETFDMNGTPQNRWRPNNLYHYIQDHQLNADIAFDITEFMDQKIALIKCFGSQFYDPNSKELDSPISGQDFFELLKAKAKIYGRSIHVEYAEGFNTTGPYQVKDFLH from the coding sequence ATGTTATCATTAAATACGATTCAAGTTGTTGATATTCTTGCAATAGGAGTACATCCGGATGATGTAGAACTCAGTTGTAGTGGCACTTTGTTAGGGCATATTTCAAAAGGGTATACTGTAGGCTTGCTTGATTTGACATTAGGCGAATTGGGCACAAGGGGAAACCCAACATTGCGAACGGAAGAAGCCATGAAAGCCGCTGCATTGTTGGGCGCTAAATTTAGAATCCAATTGGATTTACCGGATGGATTTTTTATGTGGAATTATCAGGAAATTGAAAAAATCATACGGGTGGTGCGAGCTGCAAAACCTAAAATTGTATTTGCCAATGCACTTTCAGATCGACATCCAGATCATGGCCGGGCAGCTAAATTAATTGCGGATGCATTATTTTATTCTGGCTTACAAAAAATAGAAACATTTGATATGAATGGAACCCCACAAAATCGATGGCGTCCAAATAATTTATATCATTACATTCAGGATCATCAACTAAATGCCGACATCGCATTTGATATCACTGAATTTATGGATCAAAAGATAGCATTGATCAAATGCTTTGGGTCTCAATTTTATGATCCTAATTCCAAAGAATTAGATTCGCCAATTTCTGGTCAAGATTTTTTCGAACTATTAAAGGCAAAAGCAAAAATTTATGGAAGAAGCATCCATGTGGAATATGCAGAAGGCTTTAATACCACCGGACCGTATCAAGTAAAAGATTTTCTACATTAA
- a CDS encoding ketoacyl-ACP synthase III: MRSKIAGVGYYVPETVVKNSDLELLMDTSDAWIQERTGIQERRYGKAHAETTTTMGARAAEIAIQRAGISKEEIDFIIFATLSPDYFFPGCGVLLQRELKITSVEAPALDIRNQCSGFIYGLSIADQFIKSGQYKNILLVGAEMHSMGLDFSSRGRNVTVIFGDGAGAVVVQPTESDGILNTVLHSDGTYAEELAFINPGCHGGYHLGKEAFGYPDQNYGGIFLTEKMWNEQMIFPTMNGPLVFKTAVVKFQEVILEALNKAGLQAADIDLLIPHQANLRISQFIQQKLNLRNDQVWNNIQKYGNTTAATIPIALGEAWEAGKIKEGDLICMAAFGSGFTWGSALLRW; encoded by the coding sequence ATGAGATCAAAAATTGCAGGGGTAGGGTATTATGTACCTGAAACAGTTGTAAAGAATTCTGATTTAGAACTATTAATGGATACTTCTGATGCCTGGATTCAGGAGCGAACAGGAATTCAGGAGCGTAGGTACGGAAAAGCGCATGCAGAGACTACAACCACCATGGGAGCTAGAGCTGCGGAAATAGCCATTCAACGGGCAGGTATAAGCAAAGAAGAAATTGACTTTATAATATTTGCCACATTAAGTCCGGACTATTTTTTTCCAGGATGCGGTGTGTTGTTGCAGCGTGAATTAAAAATAACTTCTGTGGAAGCACCGGCATTGGATATCAGAAATCAATGCAGTGGATTTATTTATGGACTTTCAATTGCAGATCAATTTATTAAATCAGGTCAATACAAAAATATTTTGCTGGTAGGAGCTGAAATGCATTCTATGGGATTGGATTTTAGTTCACGCGGTCGAAATGTTACAGTTATTTTTGGTGATGGCGCTGGCGCGGTAGTAGTTCAACCTACTGAATCTGATGGAATATTAAATACAGTCTTGCATTCTGATGGGACCTATGCTGAAGAATTGGCTTTTATTAATCCCGGGTGCCATGGAGGATATCATCTTGGAAAAGAAGCATTTGGATACCCAGATCAAAATTACGGAGGTATTTTTTTGACTGAAAAAATGTGGAATGAACAAATGATCTTTCCGACAATGAATGGCCCCTTAGTATTTAAAACTGCAGTAGTAAAATTTCAGGAAGTAATTCTTGAAGCACTTAATAAAGCAGGGCTTCAGGCAGCGGATATTGATTTATTAATTCCCCACCAGGCTAATTTGCGAATTAGTCAATTTATTCAGCAGAAATTGAATCTAAGAAATGATCAAGTGTGGAATAACATTCAGAAATATGGAAATACCACTGCAGCAACCATTCCAATAGCATTAGGAGAAGCCTGGGAGGCGGGTAAAATCAAAGAAGGAGATTTGATTTGCATGGCTGCATTTGGAAGTGGTTTTACCTGGGGGAGTGCGCTTTTAAGATGGTAA